CTCTTTtgctttttcattttgtcaaaaTAGGTCTCGATTTTAGTCACGTGTAAAATTCTAATAATTGACCATTTGCTTCTAAAAGACATTAATGGGAGACTCTAAACCCGCTTGTATATAAATTTACATTTCATTCATAATGGTCATACTCTTAAATACTAATTTTTGAGATTGTTATGCAACATTTATCCTAATTCATATGCCATAACtatagaatatatatatatatatatatgtataaatatattttacataaattCATCCATAGTGACTTTGCAGAGGGACCATATACAGAGGGACCATATAACCATCTCAATTAAGCTGAAAAAACAATGATTTAAATACCAAGAGGGACATGACAGAGACAGATTCATCACGCTTTTCTTGTAATTTGCGGAGGGCTGAATGTTGAAGAGTATGCTATATCACGCTTTTGGCAATAGAGAAACTAATTCAAGGGGCTGATGGGATATCATATAACCTGTACGCCTTTGGTGACAGAGGATACAGCAGAGTAGCTGTTGAGAAAGCGTGATACAGTAGTTTGACGCCTTTTCTATTATAGATAGAAAAACATGTTATCATGCttgaaaaaaaagttaaatcAATCACCAGCTGAAATAAATCAGAGTAATGCAGTACACAAAAAGTAACACCTGACAAAAGCTATAGTCATCTAAGAAAACTGACAGAATGAAATGATGCTAAGAGAAGGAATGTAGCAATTGATCAGAACAAAAGACCAGTTTGGTAGATAAAATAAGACACAGAAATAGAAGGTACAAATCCAAAGGTAGAAATAATCATATTTACACGTTCAGCCTTCAACCAGCATACATTACTACAGCAGGTTCTTCAAGAAATCTCAAGGAAGAGCATCTAAAGGAGGGGAAGGAACTGGAAAGAAAACTATGCTGATCCATTGAGATTCTTGCCCCGGCTAAACGCTATGATCTGTACGTCAGTCTGCCTATCAGCTCCCTTCTCAAAGTCGACGATTGATGGGACAAATTTCTTCCGGCACCAACAGTGAACTGAACATGTTACATTGTTTCCTTGCGTCCAGCATACCGCTTGAGAGGTCAATCCCTTCTTGAACTCGGATCCATATTTTGCGAGCAGCATAATATTACGAGTGAAATGGCCTTTACAGATAGATTATGACACCGCTATCCCAAGTTTTTACGACTGAAGGTATGAGAGTAAACTGAACACCCAATTTTGATGCAAGGACGAGCAAAATTTCAGAAACATATGCACAGAAAGTAAGCAACTAATACTCTCTATGATTCCAAATATTGATATGTCTGACGTGTAAAGGGGGACAGAGATATATCACCCAAAAGGCAGAAACCTCAAGCAAGACTAGACGCGACATCCAGGAAGGGTAATCAGGCCCTCAATGTGTTTATGAACATCAATCCCTATATATCTTCTGGTGATATAACAATCGAAGCAACTGTCATTCAGATCACAAATTTTCCTGCAACTCACTTGGTTGATGTCATAATACATAGCACAACCAGCAATGTAGAACACCAATTCATCTTTTTGATCCACTCTAGGGATGAAGGACAACACAAGATATGGGCATTTATCAGAACCAGCCCTCTCCCTAACCATTGAGGGACATGCACCCAAAACTGCATCCATATCAACAGAATATTTGAGAAGCCACCCCGAACAACTATCCTCCATCTCATGGACAAAACATTGTGACTCTTGATGCACAACATGATATAAATGACCGCCAGACTCCACAAAAAATGAATTGCAGTACGGCCAAATTCCATTTGGAGGCATGGGTATAGACTTTATTGATTCTTTAGCTACATCAAAGCACAAGGTAGTTCGACGACCAAAAGAAGGCCAATAAATTATCCCATTCAGGAGTACCCCTCTGTAAAAGTTAATGGACAATTTCAAATCATCCCCTGAAAGTATATCATTGTTGACTAACTTCCACAGTCCTGTCTCTGATGAATAGATTTCAATACTGTAACGATAGCAACTAGACTCAAATTTAGGCCTAGAAAAGTCAATGATCTTATAGGAGGATGATTCAAGAGGATCAAAAGCCAAATTCCAATAATGCTCATTTAAAATATCATAAAGTAAGTCTCTCCTCATGCCTTCAGAACTCGGGATCTGAATATGCCAACCAAGAGTAGGATTATATAGGTAGAGACTGAGGACGACATTCCAATTGCTCAACCAAGTATCACCACAAAGCAATAAGCCATTGCAAGAGTGCAAAATTTTCATATCTGGGCTAATGTGAGGAAGCTTTGCTAGAGGGGGTTTAACTGATACAGAATTACCATGGAGAGGAATGAGCTGACCTCCTGCTGTTGTGGTGAAAAGGAAACCAGAGATGGCACTGGGATTGAAGTGCAGAAGAGCAAGTCTGGAACTCGAGATGAGAGCATGCCATTGTCTTGTGAAACTTTGAATTGTAACAGTTGACTTGCTGGCAATTTTGACAGTATGATTATCAAAAGATCTTCATTGCCTCCCACAATCTCAGCAGACATTGTTACAGGCGCTTTAAGcagattttttgaattttggctTTTCGATGAAGCTAGCCGCAATCTCTTTCCTGCAATAACGTTAGCAGATTCTCTACAATACTACGACTCCGGAAAAGGAAGTATCATTTGCGTTATGGGATTGATGGCTGCATTTGcaatgaaagaaaaatgtggCAAAAATGAGAATGGTGGCTGCATCTGCAATGAAAGAAAATCAGGCAATGAGGGATACAAGAGGATTTTAAGGACTGCCAAAATGTAGTAATTGCAATATCTTTAGATTCCCAAATGTTTAGCggctaataaaaaattaaagaaacagAAATTTATGAAGAATATCTCGTAAGTCCTAAACTGAGGGACTAAATCAACAACCATTTATAGTAAGCTAATGCCCTAACTGTATTCAGAATCAATTGAAAATGCCTATTATGATAGTAAGACCCCTTACCGCTAATTGCACAAATAGTAAgctataattttatattttactatcTTATTGGCCTCGTGCACTGATAATATTTTAAAGATATCATCTATAAAGGCTAAGATGCTTAAATGCAGTAAACTGACAGAATAAATATTAAGCAACCAAGATGTGACTCTAATGATATTCCCAATCAACGGTAACAGAACCTGAATCAGCATCAAATGATTTTCACAATCAATGGTAATTAGACACTGAATCAGTATCAAATTAAGTATAGAAGAGTTAAATTCAACATTATCAAGATTATATGGTGTCACAGGATGAGCAACAGGCTAAAGGGCACTCACTGCCAGGCGTCTCTTAGAAAATAAAACACCAGTTGAAATAAGATATTAACGCACCTAGATATATACAGTTGCACATTTCTGGCTTTCAAGTCTTCCATCAAACTCCTCAATCTGCAGGTGCCAACTTTTGAACTTGCACCGCCACCAATATTTGGTTCCTAAACAACCTTTCCTTTGTCTAGATCgtaaattgacaaaaaaatttatcaatCAGTCCTTGGTAACATAATTGATAAATGAAAGATATATTACACCCACATTTCAGAATTTTAAATCCCTTTCATTTGAAAATCGCAAAATTAGCATCTGCCAGAGGCAGGAATAATCATGTTATACAATCGATTTTCTGGTGATAGACATAGAAAGGCAGAAGAGCcaaaaaaaagacaaagaagGGTGACTCCACTTCTCAACTAGAGTTGGGTTTCAGACCTGTTGGCATAATGCACACTGGAACATACTACTAAAAACCtacattttgttttgtttgtgaAGAAACCATATCCGGTCAGGCCCATGAGTGGATCCTTTTAGAACTATGGCCCGGCCATTCACATGAGCATAGGGAACCTATACTCAAGCGTTCAACTGGGCCCTTGACAGGATGGGTGAGGAATCACTCTAGATCTAATTTATTGGGGAATCACCCTAGACATTTTTATACTTATCATAGTATAATGAAGGCCTAATtctttttaccaaaaaaaaaagatggccTAAGTCTAAAAGTAGCTGTTCGCAAAAGCACATACATGCATTGATTTTAACGTAGGGAAACTAATTATCCAAGTTAGTAAGGCTACACATGATTCATAGTGATTCAATTGCAACCTGCACAAAACAACAAGATATACAGAAAACAGCCTAAAATCAGCTCTTACACAAGCAAGCCAAACACATGAGGAGCAATCAAATTAGTCCCCATGCATAAAAGAATAACAGCTTGGCCTTATTGCAATTCCACAGCCAATCGAAAGCACCAAGAAGCCAGAACCCAAAAACTTACTAAGACCAACAAAGTAATCTACCAATTAGCAGCATCCAAGAAAACTATCTATCATTCATCCTATAAGTTCAATCACCTAATTGTAAACTTATACATCCCAATTGCCAAGGCTAATCACTGCAATCATTGTTTTATAACTACCAGCTATTGAGAAAAagcaagagaaaagcaaaatcAGGGAAATTGAATTACCAaatgttttttttcccttacaAAAGACAAAAGCTTCAAAGATAGCTTGTTGAAACTTCCATTATGTCTTTGCTAACAGTCATGCGAAAAGTTGAACTTACTACAGCAGAACACCGACACAACACCGCAAGAACAGACCACAGAAGTAAAGCTTAGTGGATCATATCACCATGTAGAAACCGCATTATACAAAAAACAGTAAGAGGGGAAAACAAAATGACTGAAATTTCTTTATGTCATgattaaaatgtcaaaacacaaaacagaattaacaataaaaattcCTTTAACAAAAAAtggttcttttttcttctttgaagCAAGCATATGAAGATACCTAGGATTCACTTTTGAACAAATTGAATCTTTTGCACTACTAAAATATCTCGTGCAAAGTGCAACACCTCCCATTATAGCTAATTAGAATTCAATACATGCCTAATTCAAGTGGTGCTCATAGCAGAGGATTTACATGATCAAGAGATGACGCGGCCTTTGGCCCCTCGAAACTCCAATAGAAACAGTATCGCCCTCAAAACCCTGGCCACACCAGCAACAATCTGCACTCCCTCAGTACCAAAACATATGGCATGTGTTTTTTTGACAAAGATAAAAACATTCTCAATCAACACCTGAACCAATCTTCCATTAAGCTGAATAGTGTTGTAACTATTCAGTAGTTTAACTATTTAATGCTTTTCAGTAGTTTAACCTAGTATTTTTCAAACAATGCTTTTCAGTAGTTTAACTATTTAATGACGACATTCACACATCCAGTTTCGCTTTTggaagataaaaataagaatcaTAAAGACTTGAATTAAAAAGCCAAGACGTCATTTTTAATTGGAGAAACAGTCGTAAAATTTCCCCAAATTTGGATTGGGCtttatttccccaaatttggATTGGGCtttatttccccaaatttatttgcttacatcatcattacaatttccaatacacctttttaccttcccaattacctttttatctcacatacatcacatcacaaaaagtgctacagtaaaaatatctctaataattcacaatccaaacagacccTATTCATTAATAGTAATTCAGTACTCGAGCTCTTTTTGCCAGATATGACATCCACATATGCATTATCAAAAATATTGGCTCATCATCAATTTACTATGTTTTGACATTAGCTTTCCTAATAAAACCATGACCATCATAATACCACCAAGGAAAGGAAATCCTATATTGGTATACAAGAGTTGAAAGTGAAAAGTAAGATGATCTAGAGAAGTCCACACCAACAATACCATCACCCATGCTAGAGTCATTTTTATCATCATCAAAAGCCATGTTCTACAatgatttttttccaaaaaaaaaaatctttaccAAATATATGCACATAAGATTTTTGCTATGGATAAATAAAGGCAAAGCACAAGGTCTAGACTGATTTGCATTGGGAAAAGTCAATCCCCCACTTCCCTGTGCCTCACCCTTCAATGTATGACAGAAATATAGTCTGAATTTTGTAGAATATCCATAACCTGCAGTGCCACCTAACTCTCGCAAATTAATTAGTTAGTCAATAAAGCAGGAACAAGACTGTAAATTGATTGAAGCAAACAACCTCGAAAGGAAACCAGAATATGGAAGCAAATTAACagacaaagaaaataaatcaacCAATTAATTAATCAATCCAATTAAATACCACAAAAAACAGTAAAGaggaaagagagggaaaaaaaaagaaaaaaacttacTTTGGGCAGAAGAATGGTGGTCGAAGGAGCCCAACAAAGGAAAGGGAAAGAGGATGGAGGGTCTCTGCGAACAAGAGTTGGCTGATTCACGAGCATTCTCAGCAAAAATCAAAGCAGCATCACATGGTCCTTTTCTCTTTGTCAGGTGAGAGTAAAGAAAGGAGAAGGCAGCGGTAGTGGTGGTTGTGGGTATGGGGTAGGCACATTCAGATAGAGAGAGAATTATGCGGATTTTGGAGCATAGTAGTCGAGAAAAATATGGCCAAAGCGCAATCTTCACCACTGCAGCAACAAAAAGAAATGCACATTGTCTTCACGCTGATTTATTGCCAAAAAGACACCTATGCCCCCCAACAATAAAAAAATCCCCCTAAatgcatagggaatgattgggTACTGTAGCTAGGTGTAAGTCCCACCTTTATATATTTAGGATACCATCAAAATCTTTTCAAAACAAACGGAAATACTTATACATGCATTTCCTCACTAATATGAAGAATAGAGATAATAGAAACCATCTTACTTGCAAATGTCATGCAAATGGAGGAGTCAGCTTTCTTTACGGAGCTCATTAGAAATTGCTCCTATTTGCCTTTTTGTCAGGTTTTTACAATAACTGCAATGATGGGGGCCCCAATTACTTCCCCTTCTTAGACACTATGTTCCTGTAGGAAAAGAAGGTTCAATGCAACACCTTTATCAAGCGAAAGCAACTCAATGAGTAATTAACATGCCAACAAGTTTAGTTTACAATCTTATTACAAGTTTAGTTTACAATCTTATTCTCTAAAAGGCACTATGAGGCATCCAGGATATTAACACGTGTAAAAAGTAAAGGCAACTCAATGAGAGATTTACAACATGAGTACATCTCGTATAATTAACTTACCTCAAACATGGTTTATAATGGGTCTAGAACAATAGTATTGTTTAATTTCCATTTTGAGTATTATGACAATGATTAAAGGCCACATTTGCATATAATAGCATAAGGAAACCATGATATCAATGTGAAGTTAAAGATGCAGTACCAGAGATTGTGAGCAATAACAAGAAATGaataattaagaaaattttgtacGGAATATTTAAAAGAAGAATGATTTGAGGAAACTTCAGTCGAACAATGCCATTGTTTGAAAAGACAAAGAAATTGTTCCAGCTCTAAAAAATGCATAAAGATGAATTTGTTAATTTATATTTCTCCATTCGACTTGCCTAATTTTATGAACTACACTCTTCTAAAGTAGTTGATGAATACGGTATACAACTATGATGCACATGTACTCACGTGGCcgcaattttgaaaaagaaaaacaaaagcaagctACATAAAGCAGaaacttttttgtttcttgaagAGAATTTCTAAGTTAATAGTCAAATTTGCAAGAGCTACTCCAGTCCTAATCATTAGTGTACAAATAATATGAGATAACGGGAAGTATTTAAAGGGCCATTGTAGCGATGCACACACTTATGATATGCAATGGGTCTGATTTCCTCAGACAACAAATTTACAACATAATGCAATATCTTGGTAGTCTCTAGTAGTAATACTTATGGTATGCATTATGTTGCATAATGCAACATAACGGTAGTCTCTAGTGGCTAAATTGCATAATGCAACATCATTTTCAAGTCgagaaaaggaagggactgaGCAAAATCCAATGCCTCATTATACTGATGGCTAGAATTGTCAGCTCTCTACTTATAACAAAAATATGCAAGCACATCATGACAGGAGTTCCATACAGTAATTATCTATCACAAGAATGCAAATTTATAACATATAGTCAAGTTCAGAAAAAGATTTTAGATGGCACTTCACAGCAGAAGAATAACTGTGAGATAAGGTGAAGTGACATGAAGCAGCATTTAGAAAAGGCTACATATTCAGCGAATAAAGACACCAGAGAGAAAGGTCGaattaaaagaaagaaggatGGGGAATTTGGAGTCTGAGATGAGATAGAACCAttgttttgagaaaattttgaacCTCTGCAAAGGTTTAATAGGATTTCCTGCTAGTGTGATGGTCAAAAGCTTGGGGTTGCTGCCTGTAAGTTCAGCTGATATCAGTGCTTGTACTTCTTCGTTAGTGGATTACTGCACCTTTTGCTGCCTCTTTGAGGTagtttaattttcaatttttcatcatcaatctgtctctctctctctctcacaaaGATCCTACAGTAACCAACAGTGGAaatctaaaaacaaaaattgcaaAGAAAAACTAAGATAATATGGTATAAACAGGTAAAAATTCTTATAGGAAATACTAATTAAAAATGCATCACGCTGATGGCATCGCAAAAGCAAAAAATTCCGTacttgattaaaaaaaaacaatgtttCTGTTTGTTTTGATATTGCAACTCTTCACGCACTCAAAAACTATGCCAAAATGGATTATTTCCAAAATCAAACATCAAGAAAATGGAAAGCCAACCATAAAAATTAAACAAGTAAAATACACTGAGATTGCTGCTGAGACATTAAAATTCAAGGTATTGTGCAACTCCAAAACCCACACACTGCTATACACATAAAGTTTACGTGACACCAGCAATATCAATCTAAAGTAAGAAACTTCTACAAGGGGCTCCACTCAGCTGTGGCCCCATGAACTGAACTTTGTTACACTATTACAAGCAGCACACAAAAACACACTCTGTTGCAAGTCTTGCTTCAGGGCAAGAAGCCAAAGAGAGACCAGCAGAATGATTCATTTGGATGGGTGTGTGTTTTCAGAGCACAAACTACGAAAAATTGGAATGTCTATCTATCCACAAACAACTTAAGTAAAGCCATTTGAACCAAGCgcaaattaagaaaaagaatatATTGTACGCACTCAACATAAATTTCCTCCAGGCTCAAAGTTTAAAAACctgctttcttcttcatttgccccgttatttctcttttcttctactttaaattttttttaattgtcaTTGACACAAAGTGTATTCAACAATGCATCTGCTCTCTGCCATTAGTGAAGTAAAGTAAACTTCAGGGTCTGCAAAATTCCCTGCCAGCGGGCACCCAATGGCTCAAGGTTGTAATTGGATTACAGGTTTACAAATTCCTTCTATTGGAGCCCCTAAAAGTTCATAAATACCACAAAATGTGTATCTTCGTGTCAGTAAATCAAAAGGTGCAATGAATCACGAAAATCATTAAAGTCTGATAGATCTACCACATTTTCCATGATATAGATACTACAGCTATAAATAAACTTGGGCTTCCCAGACTCCTAGTGTTTCAATTCAGAATAAACTATCTTGCAACAGGTATTCAAAGAGAATGACATCTTCATGCACCACTTCTTCTCTAATCTACATTCCTTGGAATATTTATGCACTTAAGAGCAATAGTACAAGCAGCCAACCACTTGTACCTTCTAAACTGCCAAGTTGCAGTCATTCATGTAAGACACGAGGAGATATTCCTCAAAACATTGATGGAGTGATTCACTTCTATGCCTTTGGATCAAGTCAAACAAATACCTTGTAATTGTTTGTCCTGGAGGTCAAGGCTTCATATCATACTATACAAGCTTAATACATGCATAAAAGTTCATGATTAGTGCTTTATGTTAACTTTCAACCATCAAACTGATATTCTTGAGAGATTGTAAAACCTTCTCAGAGATTTTCCCTTGTTCTTTTCTAACAAGTTAACTTGCTAGAATAAAGTACAAGTGGGGATATAATTCATGTCAATGGTGCTGTGTGTCATTTTTTCTAAGATTAATTGAAATCCTGACTCTGCCATTATTGTTATTACCATTTTATGCGAGGACAAAAATCAACATCCTCTAATATTGTTCACATACTATCTTTTGATGTAACAAAGATTGTTTCTTGATGACTTTCCTCAAGTACTTACATCAATTCATCATGTTGATGCATCACAACGTTGCCATACTAGTATTACATCAACAGACTATTATCAGTAATCAAAGTCACTATATAAAAAGAACATCTTTtgcttagagcttcaaacaagaCTTGCAATAGCAAAGGCAGGAACcctgaaattgcaaaaattctaCTAGCCCTCATCCTAAGTATATGAAAAGTTGAAAACATTGCATTAAGCTtgagaaaaagaacaaaagggCAAATTTTAGTCTGCCTTCTTGTAGCTACCATGGCCTTATTTTCTTGGGAGGGGATGGATAGTGGAGGATCACACACCTGGGAGCAAAAgggctttcttttctttgacaGAGAGTTCTTCGAATGGGGTCAAAAATCTGTATGTCCACTTGGTTGCTTGGTGGGGCGTTCTGGGAAATAAAGGAACAACGGGTTGTCGGGGGCTCCGGCTGCGGAACAAGAATTTGAAGGGGAAAGGAGGGGAGAGAATGGGGACGTGCAACCGGGC
Above is a genomic segment from Coffea eugenioides isolate CCC68of chromosome 5, Ceug_1.0, whole genome shotgun sequence containing:
- the LOC113769907 gene encoding F-box protein At5g07610-like, which codes for MKILHSCNGLLLCGDTWLSNWNVVLSLYLYNPTLGWHIQIPSSEGMRRDLLYDILNEHYWNLAFDPLESSSYKIIDFSRPKFESSCYRYSIEIYSSETGLWKLVNNDILSGDDLKLSINFYRGVLLNGIIYWPSFGRRTTLCFDVAKESIKSIPMPPNGIWPYCNSFFVESGGHLYHVVHQESQCFVHEMEDSCSGWLLKYSVDMDAVLGACPSMVRERAGSDKCPYLVLSFIPRVDQKDELVFYIAGCAMYYDINQVSCRKICDLNDSCFDCYITRRYIGIDVHKHIEGLITLPGCRV